Proteins encoded in a region of the Polyodon spathula isolate WHYD16114869_AA chromosome 9, ASM1765450v1, whole genome shotgun sequence genome:
- the LOC121320850 gene encoding NF-kappa-B inhibitor zeta-like → MIVDRITEHSGNLLDLECGLMTSPMNLGYFYGDSPASSDQSGSPQSHYSPCSPNSDSDSSSSRSSAGCYARTDGATENGQSPRGGGKQQSKAFQGVRVKNPVKELLMNKRSNQISQRPRQEHNQVQRNTAEPEKFKELKSILCEGKRHASESVFDTFSYKRAAPFHLLTPPQTPTSIETMDNGQRNEPRSSEANPNILNIIQMVNANAAKVSLTTVQFNGGNPSQDHQRDQYYESYGGQVSMEPQVSSPPQASDPAQMFPFYSSAQMQEFPYTSPCLVSDQSSVYPATQPDILKFNIPSQVGNQEEQQNSLNMASIFSSPAARLDPQIFSAPQLPSKCPQIPQEPGGVSFFQWQIEQEDRKLANITREHLLSKDSDGDTFLHIAVAQGRRALSYVLARKMALFGMLDVKEHNGQSALQVAVAANQHLIVQDLLSLGAQINTADCWGRTPLHVCAEKGHAQAIQAIQKGVLENGQQLDLEAINYDGMTALHRAVVSHNAGVQELQKTLQPRSPYIQGLLIKNKRLVDCIKTLLQMGATIHAKDRKSGRTAVHIAAEEANLELLQLFLDQPDCLTIVNSKLYNGNTALHIAASLQNRVAQLDAVRLLMRKGADPSSRNLENEQPQNLVPDGPVGEQVRRILKGKAVKSRSSPF, encoded by the exons ATGATAGTGGACAGGATTACCGAACACAGTGGGAACCTGCTGGACCTCGAATGTGGGTTGATGACAAGCCCCATGAATCTGGGTTATTTCTATGGGGACTCCCCCGCGTCGAGCGACCAGTCCGGCTCCCCTCAGTCTCACTATTCCCCTTGTTCTCCAAATTCCGACTCGGATTCTTCAAGCAGCCGGAGCTCCGCCGGGTGCTACGCGCGTACAGACGGAGCCACTGAAAACG GTCAGTCCCCAAGGGGTGGTGGGAAGCAGCAGAGCAAAGCCTTCCAGGGAGTTCGTGTGAAAAACCCAGTGAAGGAGCTCTTGATGAACAAACGAAGCAACCAGATATCACAGAGGCCTCGGCAGGAACACAACCAG GTGCAGCGGAATACCGCAGAACCTGAGAAGTTTAAAG AGCTGAAATCGATCCTGTGTGAAGGAAAGAGACATGCATCAGAGAGCGTGTTCGATACTTTCAGTTACAAAAGAGCTGCTCCGTTCCATCTTCTG aCACCCCCCCAAACGCCCACATCCATTGAGACCATGGACAATGGCCAAAGGAACGAACCCAGAAGCTCAGAAGCAAACCCTAACATCCTGAACATCATCCAAATGGTCAATGCCAATGCCGCTAAGGTTTCCCTGACAACAGTGCAGTTTAATGGGGGTAATCCATCACAGGATCACCAGAGAGACCAATATTATGAGTCTTATGGGGGGCAAGTTTCCATGGAGCCACAGGTTAGCAGCCCACCCCAAGCCAGTGATCCAGCCCAGATGTTCCCCTTCTACTCTTCAGCCCAGATGCAAGAGTTCCCCTATACTTCACCATGCCTGGTCAGTGACCAGTCATCTGTTTATCCAGCAACCCAGCCAGATATCCTGAAGTTCAACATTCCAAGCCAGGTTGGGAACCAAGAAGAGCAACAGAACTCCCTCAACATGGCCAGCATCTTCTCTTCCCCAGCCGCCCGGCTAGACCCCCAAATCTTCTCTGCTCCACAGCTTCCTTCAAAGTGTCCCCAGATTCCCCAGGAGCCAGGAGGCGTGTCGTTCTTCCAGTGGCAGATTGAGCAGGAGGACAGGAAGTTGGCCAACATCACCCGGGAGCATCTTCTCTCCAAAGACTCTGACGGTGACAC GTTCCTCCACATTGCCGTGGCCCAAGGAAGACGAGCACTGTCCTACGTGCTCGCCAGGAAAATGGCTTTGTTTGGCATGTTGGATGTCAAGGAGCACAATGGCCAG AGTGCCCTGCAGGTTGCCGTGGCAGCAAACCAGCACCTGATTGTGCAGGATCTCCTGAGCCTTGGTGCACAGATAAACACAGCTGACTGCTGGGGCAGGACACCACTGCATGTGTGTGCAGAGAAGGGCCACGCACAGGCTATCCAG GCAATTCAGAAGGGAGTCCTTGAAAATGGCCAGCAACTGGATCTGGAGGCCATAAATTATGATG GTATGACAGCGCTGCACCGTGCAGTAGTCTCCCACAATGCTGGGGTGCAGGAGCTCCAGAAAACCCTGCAGCCCCGTTCTCCCTACATCCAGGGTCTGCTGATCAAGAACAAGAGGCTGGTGGACTGTATCAAGACTCTCCTTCAGATGGGAGCAACCATCCATGCTAAG GACAGGAAGAGTGGCCGCACAGCAGTGCATATCGCAGCAGAAGAGGCAAACTTGGAATTGCTTCAGCTCTTCCTAGACCAGCCTGACTGCCTCACAATCGTTAATTCAAAG TTGTATAATGGAAACACGGCTCTCCACATTGCTGCCAGCCTGCAGAACCGTGTGGCTCAGCTGGATGCGGTGCGCCTGCTCATGAGGAAGGGGGCTGACCCCAGCTCCCGGAACCTGGAGAACGAGCAGCCCCAAAATCTGGTGCCGGATGGGCCTGTGGGGGAGCAG GTCCGGCGCATTCTGAAGGGGAAAGCAGTGAAGTCACGCAGCTCTCCTTTCTGA